The following are encoded together in the Malaya genurostris strain Urasoe2022 chromosome 3, Malgen_1.1, whole genome shotgun sequence genome:
- the LOC131434601 gene encoding cuticle protein 19-like, translated as MFKIIVLVACLAAVASAQFGGEHDDHYHSHPKYKYEYGVKDHHTHDHKSQWEQRDGDHVKGQYTLDEADGTHRIVDYSSDHKTGFQPHVQRKGHAHHPHGESYANIEQHY; from the exons ATGTTTAAG ATCATCGTCCTGGTTGCCTGTTTGGCTGCTGTTGCCTCGGCTCAGTTCGGAGGAGAGCACGATGACCATTACCATTCGCATCCGAAGTACAAGTACGAATACGGCGTCAAGGACCATCACACCCATGACCACAAGAGCCAGTGGGAGCAGCGCGATGGGGACCATGTCAAGGGACAGTACACTCTGGATGAAGCTGACGGAACCCATCGGATCGTGGACTACAGCTCGGATCACAAAACTGGATTCCAGCCTCATGTCCAGCGCAAAGGACATGCCCATCATCCACACGGGGAGAGCTATGCTAACATCGAACAGCACTATTGA